The Camelina sativa cultivar DH55 chromosome 16, Cs, whole genome shotgun sequence sequence AGTACCAATGATCAAATGttcttttataagtttttataattgtaatatgtttaaaaatattatattattaaatcttatgatcttaaacatattCTCCTAATAACtaagtttttaacaaaagatcttaactactgatcttatattatttttctaatatatttactctaaaaacacaaaaaatagtTGCCCTTTTAAAAATGCCCtcagaaattaattaaaatagcaTAAAACTACTCTAAATGGAAAATTTAAGGTCATAACTTTGGTTTGgattaaaaatgaaacaatatcggttttattttatctagaTCTTCCATATAAGACCTGaattttttaatacttttcaGTTTAATATGGTactattgttttttgtttttaggatatatttagcatttattttttttatttttttttactgttttcttcAGCTCATCAAATTAAAGAGTAAATAAAGTACTCGAAATTGTTAATTGCTCATCTCTCATTCATATGTATACACACAGAAAAGCGTGGCAAATCTAATTAGTGTCAGTAAAAGAGGAGGAGGGtgaagaaaaagcaaaatcaaaagTACAAGAAGTGGtgaaaaaagaacaacaagggacggcaaaagagagaaagcgtggtctctctctctgtctttctttctttgttgcttTTCTATAACAATTCGGTGACGGGACACAAGTCACTGTGAACACCAGAAGCAGCCCAAAGCCGTTGGTTGAACTCTTCTTGCATCTCATCTGGAACAAACGGTGTCCTACAAAGCGGACACGTCTTCTGATCATGATCCATCCAACGGTCAAGACAGCTCCGGTGAAATATATGTCTGCAGTTTCTCAGCCACCGGATCTCTTGCTCTCCTTCGAACTCGTACAAACACACGGCGCAGTTTTCCGGTGATTCTTCGCCGGAGTTTTTTATCTCTTCGTATTTTATAACCGGTAAGATCTCTCTGATTAGAAGCGCGGAGAAGGGTGAGCGGGTTTCGGGTATTCGGGTCGGGTACGATGTGTAGTCGGGCCAGGTTTGGTCCATCTCGAGAAAATCTGAGAGACCCAAGAAACGGAAGATAGAGAAGACGACGGTTCTTATGAAACCTAGAATCGAAAGCGTTTGTACGAATAGCTTCGGTAAGA is a genomic window containing:
- the LOC104749188 gene encoding E3 ubiquitin-protein ligase RHA1B-like, whose amino-acid sequence is MGFPVGYTEVFLPKLFVQTLSILGFIRTVVFSIFRFLGLSDFLEMDQTWPDYTSYPTRIPETRSPFSALLIREILPVIKYEEIKNSGEESPENCAVCLYEFEGEQEIRWLRNCRHIFHRSCLDRWMDHDQKTCPLCRTPFVPDEMQEEFNQRLWAASGVHSDLCPVTELL